In one Alnus glutinosa chromosome 12, dhAlnGlut1.1, whole genome shotgun sequence genomic region, the following are encoded:
- the LOC133851254 gene encoding heat stress transcription factor A-2b-like has protein sequence MNPLYPVKEVPPGMGSSDPGGYPPKMPPPQPKEGLHYVGPPPFLTKTFDMVDDPTTNHMVSWSRGGSSFVVWDPHSFSTNLLRRYFKHNNFSSFVRQLNTYGFRKIDPDRWEFANDGFLRGQRHLLRNIKRRKAPSQPFPPQHALGPFVEVGQFGVDGEIDRLRRDKHVLMMELVKLRQQQQNTRGYLQVMDQRLQGTERRQKQMMSFLARAMQNPTFLQQLVQQKEKRKELEEVMTKKRRSIDRGPSSVGGGDSSRTGEGLKPIKPEPLEFAVSELEAQALEMLGLGRERKEHDKEKEDLEPLESRDRELDEGFWEELFSEALEEELSIVGDEGE, from the exons ATGAATCCGTTGTACCCGGTGAAGGAAGTCCCTCCTGGAATGGGTTCATCGGACCCGGGCGGCTACCCGCCAAAGATGCCTCCACCACAGCCAAAGGAGGGCCTTCATTACGTAGGACCTCCACCATTCTTGACCAAGACCTTTGACATGGTTGATGACCCAACTACCAATCACATGGTTTCTTGGAGCAGGGGAGGCAGCAGCTTTGTTGTGTGGGATCCTCATTCATTCTCCACAAATCTCCTCCGGAGATACTTCAAGCACAACAATTTCTCAAGCTTTGTCAGGCAGCTCAACACTTAT GGCTTTAGGAAGATTGATCCAGATAGATGGGAGTTTGCCAATGATGGTTTTCTCAGGGGCCAGCGACATCTTCTGAGGAACATCAAGAGAAGAAAGGCACCCTCTCAACCTTTCCCTCCACAACATGCTCTGGGTCCCTTTGTTGAGGTTGGCCAGTTTGGAGTAGATGGAGAAATCGATCGTCTGAGGCGTGACAAGCATGTTCTAATGATGGAACTAGTGAAGCTTAGGCAGCAGCAGCAGAATACTAGAGGCTACCTTCAAGTAATGGACCAAAGGTTACAAGGGACAGAAAGGAGGCAAAAGCAAATGATGTCCTTCTTAGCAAGAGCGATGCAAAACCCAACCTTTCTCCAGCAGCTCGTCCAacagaaggagaagagaaaggAACTAGAAGAAGTCATGACTAAGAAAAGGAGGTCAATTGATCGAGGACCTAGTTCTGTTGGTGGTGGCGACTCAAGTCGGACTGGTGAAGGATTAAAACCCATTAAACCTGAGCCTCTTGAATTTGCAGTATCAGAGCTTGAAGCGCAAGCATTGGAAATGCTAGGATTGGGTAGGGAAAGAAAGGAGCATgacaaagaaaaggaagatcTAGAGCCACTGGAGAGTAGGGATAGAGAACTTGATGAGGGCTTTTGGGAAGAATTATTCAGTGAGGCTCTTGAGGAAGAATTAAGCATAGTGGGTGATGAAGGAGAATAG